DNA sequence from the Bacillus pumilus genome:
AGCCAGCTAAGTGTTTTGTTGGGTTGAGTCTCAGCGGTTTATCGGCAGATCAGGAATTTCAATCCATCATTCATCCAGATATGTTAGACGGGAAAATCATCCAGGGGGTGTCGTAGTTTTTGGTGATGTCTTTTATCTTACGAGGTCAACTTGACATTTAGAAGGGAGAAGAAGATGAAAAAATTAAAATTTAAACTCACTTACTACTGGTATAAACTCCTCATGAAGCTAGGTCTAAAGAGTGATGAAATTTATTATATTGGTGGAAGTGAAGCGCTCCCGCCTCCATTATCAAAGGATGAAGAGCAGGAGCTGCTTGTCAAATTACCAAAGGGTGATCAAACCGCAAGAGCGATTCTGATTGAAAGAAATTTGCGTTTAGTCGTTTACATCGCAAGAAAATTTGAAAACACAGGTATTAATATTGAGGATTTAATCAGTATCGGAACCATTGGTCTGATCAAAGCAGTCAATACATTTAACCCAGAAAAAAAGATCAAGCTTGCAACATATGCTTCGAGATGTATTGAAAATGAGATTTTGATGTACTTACGTCGAAATAATAAAATCCGGTCAGAAGTTTCGTTTGATGAGCCGCTCAACATTGATTGGGACGGAAATGAACTGCTTTTATCAGACGTACTTGGAACAGATGATGATATTATCACACGCGATATTGAAGCAAATGTAGATAAAAAATTGCTGAAAAAAGCGCTCGAGCAATTAAATGACCGCGAAAAGCAGATCATGGAACTAAGATTTGGCTTAATTGGTGGTGAGGAAAAAACCCAAAAAGATGTCGCTGACATGCTTGGGATTTCACAGTCTTATATTTCGAGGCTTGAAAAAAGAATTATTAAACGATTACAAAAAGAATTTAATAAAATGGTCTAAAAATTTTTTTAAAAAAGCTCTGTCCCTGCACTGTCAAAGGAAACAACCTTTTTTTTCATGATTCTCGTCATCGCTCGTGCATATTTTTCCATCCCAAGGAGATACTGAACTTTGTACAACAGCTCCTGTAGGGAGGGAAAAAAGTGTCCAGAAATAAAGTGGAAATCTGCGGAGTCGACACCTCCAAGTTGCCTGTTCTGAAAAACGACGAGATGAGAAAATTGTTCAGACAGCTGCAAGATGAGGGTGATGATACAGCAAGAGAAAAGCTAGTCAATGGCAATTTACGGTTGGTTTTAAGTGTGATTCAGCGTTTTAACAACAGAGGCGAATATGTCGACGATCTCTTCCAAGTAGGCTGTATCGGATTAATGAAATC
Encoded proteins:
- the sigE gene encoding RNA polymerase sporulation sigma factor SigE is translated as MKKLKFKLTYYWYKLLMKLGLKSDEIYYIGGSEALPPPLSKDEEQELLVKLPKGDQTARAILIERNLRLVVYIARKFENTGINIEDLISIGTIGLIKAVNTFNPEKKIKLATYASRCIENEILMYLRRNNKIRSEVSFDEPLNIDWDGNELLLSDVLGTDDDIITRDIEANVDKKLLKKALEQLNDREKQIMELRFGLIGGEEKTQKDVADMLGISQSYISRLEKRIIKRLQKEFNKMV